A single genomic interval of Tsukamurella paurometabola harbors:
- a CDS encoding histidine phosphatase family protein — translation MHVEDGLDSSVERLTPTVRRLILLRHGQTASNAEGRMQGQLDTDLTDLGRRQAAAAADALGDRDPIAIVSSDLRRARDTADALAAVTGGTVETDVRLRETMLGDWQGMTHREVDAYMPGARLRWRDAPEWAPPGGEARVDVAARSYPLVEELIERLPAWGDSERPVVLVAHGGLVAALTARLLDLPVTSWPILGGLGNCSWVQLSGHGDVPRWRLDVWNASSDVAPEVQ, via the coding sequence CGAGCGCCTGACCCCGACGGTGCGCCGTCTCATCCTGCTCCGGCACGGCCAGACGGCGTCGAACGCCGAAGGCCGCATGCAGGGCCAGCTCGACACGGACCTCACCGACCTGGGACGCCGGCAGGCCGCCGCGGCCGCCGACGCGCTCGGCGACCGCGATCCGATCGCGATCGTCAGCTCCGACCTGCGCCGCGCCCGCGACACCGCGGACGCGCTCGCCGCGGTGACCGGCGGCACCGTCGAGACCGACGTCCGGCTGCGGGAGACCATGCTGGGGGACTGGCAGGGCATGACCCACCGCGAGGTCGACGCGTACATGCCCGGCGCGCGGCTGCGCTGGCGCGACGCCCCCGAATGGGCGCCGCCCGGTGGCGAGGCCCGCGTCGACGTCGCGGCCCGCTCGTACCCGCTGGTGGAGGAACTGATCGAGCGGCTGCCCGCCTGGGGCGACTCCGAGCGCCCCGTCGTGCTCGTGGCGCACGGCGGCCTCGTCGCCGCGCTCACCGCCCGCCTGCTGGACCTGCCGGTGACCTCCTGGCCGATCCTCGGTGGCCTCGGCAACTGCAGTTGGGTGCAGCTCTCCGGCCACGGCGACGTACCGCGGTGGCGGCTCGACGTGTGGAACGCCTCGTCGGACGTGGCGCCCGAGGTCCAGTGA